In the genome of Magnolia sinica isolate HGM2019 chromosome 2, MsV1, whole genome shotgun sequence, one region contains:
- the LOC131233219 gene encoding uncharacterized protein LOC131233219, translating into MQRNSPVRKPHTSTADLLTWSENPSLDSLSLDSSTPGSRPTIRTHQPAGGISTVLFGGQMTDEEAESLLKRKQCSGSKWKEMTGSGIFAPDGENGAAESGGAISTPNNRTGLRISQPAASVTSQISFSADGSVSPKKPTSVAEVAKQRELSGTLESEADAKMKKQLSDAKCKELSGHDIFGPPPEIPSRPLAARSQELKESRDIGEPAPRNLRTSVKVSNPAGGQSNIIFSEETVVKTAKKIHNQKVAELTGNDIFKGDAPPGSADKPLSVAKLREMSGSDIFADGKAASRDYLGGVRKPPGGESTIALV; encoded by the exons ATGCAGAGAAACAGCCCGGTACGAAAACCCCACACATCTACAGCAGATCTCCTCACATGGTCCGAAAATCCCTCTCTCGATTCCCTCTCCCTCGACTCTTCGACTCCGGGATCGCGTCCGACGATCCGTACGCACCAG CCGGCTGGAGgaatcagtacagttctctttgGAGGGCAGATGACGGACGAAGAGGCCGAAAGTCTGCTGAAAAG GAAACAATGTTCAGGCTCTAAATGGAAGGAGATGACTGGTAGTGGTATCTTTGCACCTGATGGTGAAAATGGTGCAGCAGAATCTGGTGGTGCCATCTCTACTCCTAATAACAGAACAGGATTGCGAATTTCCCAG CCAGCGGCCAGTGTGACGAGCCAGATATCATTCAGTGCTGATGGGAGTGTTTCCCCCAAGAAACCAACCTCTGTGGCAGAGGTTGCAAAGCAGCGGGAGCTAAGTGGGACTCTAGAGAGTGAGGCAGATGCGAAGATGAAGAAGCAGCTGTCAGATGCAAAATGCAAGGAGCTTAGCGGTCATGACATCTTTGGTCCTCCCCCGGAGATTCCATCCAGGCCATTGGCAGCACGCTCTCAGGAGTTGAAAGAAAGCAGAGACATTGGGGAACCTGCACCACGAAACCTGCGCACGTCTGTAAAAGTTTCTAAT CCTGCGGGAGGTCAGAGTAATATCATTTTTAGTGAGGAGACTGTGGTGAAGACTGCCAAAAAGATTCATAACCAGAAAGTGGCAGAGCTGACGGGCAATGACATCTTCAAAGGAGATGCCCCACCTGGATCGGCTGATAAGCCACTGAGTGTGGCAAAGCTTAGGGAAATGAGTGGCAGCGATATCTTCGCCGATGGAAAGGCAGCATCCAGAGACTACCTAGGCGGGGTCCGTAAGCCCCCTGGTGGCGAGAGCACCATCGCACTGGTTTGA